In Campylobacter vicugnae, a genomic segment contains:
- a CDS encoding nucleoside-diphosphate sugar epimerase/dehydratase, producing MQNIVIFGTGAAGRAIYRALKDEFNIVAFIDNNPNKQGTKYCDIEIYSVQNVVNLKFDYVYLGGIWADEMEAQLLNLIDKSKIKVLDEKDISFSTPSRQVATDEIMRVLDGYFKEIKMDYFLCNSALISLLRGNSLSVVSDVDLYVMNYADLEYLARELPHFLGSEYKLNLRYVKGDAAVRTDGQIKRICITNNLLESIVIDIGLFDEYENFMVCDYDDGRYFYFPKEIFEGGFTRLEYMGFELNVLKHYNEYLEFMYGKNYLEMPKRFSSNDYLNLKTKDELEALIARQ from the coding sequence ATGCAAAATATAGTTATATTTGGCACTGGAGCAGCTGGTAGAGCGATATATAGAGCTTTAAAAGATGAGTTTAATATAGTTGCATTTATAGATAATAATCCTAATAAACAAGGCACAAAATATTGCGATATAGAGATTTATAGCGTGCAAAATGTGGTAAATCTTAAATTTGATTATGTATATTTGGGTGGAATTTGGGCTGATGAGATGGAGGCTCAACTCTTAAATTTAATAGATAAAAGTAAGATAAAAGTTTTAGATGAAAAGGATATATCATTTTCTACTCCATCTCGTCAGGTAGCTACTGATGAGATTATGAGAGTGCTCGATGGCTATTTTAAAGAGATTAAAATGGACTATTTTTTGTGTAATTCTGCCCTTATTTCACTGCTTCGTGGTAACTCTTTAAGCGTAGTTAGTGATGTGGATTTATATGTGATGAATTATGCTGATTTGGAGTATTTAGCCAGAGAGCTTCCGCATTTTTTAGGTAGTGAATATAAGCTAAATTTACGCTATGTCAAAGGCGACGCAGCTGTAAGAACAGATGGCCAGATTAAGCGAATTTGTATCACAAATAATCTATTAGAGAGTATTGTTATAGATATTGGTCTATTTGATGAGTATGAAAATTTTATGGTGTGCGATTATGATGATGGGAGATATTTTTATTTTCCAAAGGAGATTTTTGAAGGCGGATTTACTAGGCTTGAGTATATGGGTTTTGAGCTAAATGTATTAAAGCATTATAATGAGTATTTAGAGTTTATGTATGGTAAAAATTACTTAGAAATGCCAAAAAGATTTAGCTCAAATGACTATTTAAATTTAAAAACCAAGGACGAATTAGAAGCACTTATAGCGAGGCAATGA
- the bioD gene encoding dethiobiotin synthase: MSKKIFILGTGTDVGKSYISALIVKKMREFGLNTSYFKPVSSGNLIDDNGEIIPLDVKFVREFSKIELSYSQMSAYNFIKPYSPHLSAKNENKSVNMDIIISKFKKLDEICNFMVVEGAGGAICPLRYDDKKIMLLDLVKTLNLSVIIVSDATLGAINQTGLTSFYLRQNGVNIKGAILNNFDENCPICIDNKKMINELFGLKILSCVKRDELSLDISKNEILDIFN, encoded by the coding sequence ATGAGTAAAAAGATATTTATTTTAGGCACTGGCACCGATGTAGGTAAGAGCTATATAAGTGCGTTAATAGTAAAGAAAATGCGTGAATTTGGACTAAATACCAGCTATTTCAAGCCAGTTTCTAGCGGAAATTTGATAGATGATAATGGGGAGATAATCCCGCTTGATGTGAAGTTTGTGCGTGAGTTTTCTAAGATTGAGCTTAGCTATTCTCAAATGAGTGCTTATAATTTTATCAAGCCCTATTCTCCGCATTTATCGGCTAAAAATGAGAATAAGAGCGTAAATATGGATATTATCATATCTAAATTTAAAAAGCTAGATGAAATTTGCAATTTTATGGTAGTTGAAGGAGCCGGTGGTGCGATATGTCCGCTTAGATATGATGATAAGAAGATAATGCTACTTGATCTGGTAAAAACTTTAAATTTAAGCGTTATAATAGTATCAGATGCAACCCTTGGAGCGATAAATCAAACTGGGCTAACTAGCTTTTATCTAAGGCAAAATGGCGTTAATATAAAGGGCGCGATATTAAATAATTTTGATGAAAATTGCCCCATTTGCATAGATAATAAAAAGATGATAAATGAGCTATTTGGTCTAAAAATTTTATCTTGCGTAAAAAGAGATGAGCTAAGCTTGGATATAAGCAAAAATGAGATTTTAGATATTTTTAATTAA
- a CDS encoding ANL family adenylate-forming protein, whose protein sequence is MAVQSRITNLIIKIAKELKNSNNIDENSNQIIAIYGKYSFDNIALFIALYLNQNTIAMIPNIAHTKSYLDSSNAHKLITLDRKIIDLKTSNPINNKLKNKNGLILFSSATLGKPKAILHDLSRLINSHKDKKERNLRVLLFLLFDHIGGINSLLAGLISGSTLVIAKDFTPQNICKSIEKFKVNILPTTPSFLNLLLISKEYQNYDLSSLRLITYGTERMNQNLLKRLKSTFKNLKFIQTFGTSETGILRTISKSSSSTRFKLDPNEYKIVDGRLFLRSDTMFLGYLNHDENINQWFDSGDLVDIDKDGFLQILGRSKELINVVGNKLLACEIETCIMELEQISDVIVYSKPSLITGEMVVCDVVSTLNKDDTKALIKSHCKAKLERYKVPVKINLVKKIDLTNRFKKDRKLR, encoded by the coding sequence GTGGCAGTGCAATCAAGAATTACAAATCTTATAATAAAAATTGCAAAAGAGTTAAAAAATAGCAATAATATAGATGAAAATAGCAATCAAATTATAGCAATTTATGGAAAATATAGCTTTGATAATATCGCTTTATTTATCGCTCTTTATCTAAATCAAAACACTATAGCAATGATACCAAATATAGCGCATACCAAAAGCTATCTAGATAGCTCTAATGCTCACAAACTCATCACTTTAGATCGCAAAATAATAGATCTAAAAACCTCAAATCCTATAAATAACAAACTTAAAAATAAAAATGGATTAATACTATTTTCTAGTGCTACTTTAGGCAAGCCAAAGGCGATATTGCATGATTTAAGCAGATTAATTAATAGTCATAAAGATAAAAAAGAGCGAAATTTAAGAGTTTTGCTATTTTTGCTTTTTGATCATATTGGTGGGATAAATAGCCTACTTGCTGGACTCATAAGTGGCTCTACTCTTGTCATAGCAAAAGATTTTACCCCGCAAAATATATGCAAAAGTATAGAAAAATTTAAAGTCAATATATTGCCAACTACTCCAAGCTTTTTAAATTTATTATTAATTAGCAAGGAGTATCAAAATTATGATTTAAGCTCTTTAAGGCTGATAACTTACGGCACTGAACGCATGAATCAAAACCTACTAAAAAGATTAAAATCAACATTTAAAAATCTTAAATTTATTCAAACTTTTGGCACTAGCGAGACTGGAATACTACGCACTATATCCAAATCCTCAAGCTCAACACGCTTTAAGCTTGATCCAAATGAGTATAAGATTGTAGATGGAAGGCTATTTTTAAGATCTGATACTATGTTTTTAGGCTATTTAAATCACGATGAAAATATCAATCAGTGGTTTGATAGCGGGGATTTAGTTGATATTGACAAGGATGGTTTTTTGCAAATTTTAGGTAGAAGCAAGGAGCTAATTAATGTAGTTGGCAATAAGCTTTTAGCCTGTGAGATTGAGACTTGCATAATGGAACTTGAACAAATTAGTGATGTGATAGTATATTCTAAGCCATCTTTAATCACTGGAGAAATGGTAGTATGCGATGTAGTAAGCACTCTAAATAAAGATGACACCAAAGCGCTCATTAAATCTCACTGCAAAGCTAAGCTAGAGAGATATAAAGTACCTGTTAAAATAAATTTAGTTAAAAAAATTGATCTTACTAATCGCTTTAAAAAAGATAGAAAGCTTAGATAA
- a CDS encoding methyltransferase domain-containing protein: protein MKFKSAKFYDLYAKPQIYAANALIQTLKDYRQNFDDIYEIGAGSGVLTRLIMENLSYENLILNDLYESEFMSKFSTQIGDITQLKIKNKQDLIISSSVFQWINALENLANKLKFSLKSGGILAFSIFIDGTLKELSSFTNQSLEYKNLDQLKAIFSKNFEILNAQESQIRLKFNNLKELLTHLKHTGVNNIKGEFKLTKSSIEALNSHFNNDFSLSYKFAIFICLT from the coding sequence TTGAAATTTAAAAGTGCGAAATTTTATGACCTTTATGCCAAACCGCAGATTTATGCGGCAAATGCTTTGATACAAACTCTTAAAGATTATAGACAAAATTTCGATGATATTTATGAGATTGGTGCTGGAAGTGGGGTTTTGACAAGATTGATTATGGAGAATTTGAGTTATGAAAATTTGATTTTAAATGACCTTTATGAGAGTGAATTTATGAGTAAATTTAGCACTCAAATAGGCGATATTACCCAGTTAAAGATTAAAAATAAACAAGATTTAATCATCTCAAGCTCAGTTTTTCAATGGATTAATGCCCTTGAGAATTTGGCTAATAAGCTCAAATTTAGCTTAAAAAGTGGTGGGATTTTGGCTTTTAGTATATTTATTGATGGGACTTTAAAAGAGCTTTCAAGTTTTACAAATCAGAGTTTAGAGTATAAAAATTTAGACCAACTAAAAGCAATTTTTAGTAAAAATTTTGAAATTCTAAATGCACAAGAGAGCCAAATCAGGCTAAAATTTAACAATCTAAAAGAGCTTTTAACTCACCTTAAACATACTGGAGTAAATAATATAAAGGGCGAATTTAAGCTTACAAAAAGCAGTATTGAAGCCTTAAATTCACACTTTAACAATGATTTTAGCTTAAGTTATAAATTCGCTATTTTCATCTGCTTAACATAA
- a CDS encoding class I SAM-dependent methyltransferase, translated as MLRDSAYWDEFYSLEHDEIKEPSKFAKFIFNNFLRNKNKASLIEFGCGNGRDSLYFNAKGIDVVAIDGSHIAIENLQKQNQKASWICADFTAPLNLKDKFDICYSRFTLHAIDDIAELGLIKNVKNLLKPSGLFVVEARSINDDKFGVGKAVGEREFISDGHYRRFIDPDIFKANLIQNGFKIVDIDESSEFAPTPGQNCVCIRVIASL; from the coding sequence ATGCTTAGAGATAGTGCCTATTGGGATGAGTTTTATAGCTTAGAACACGATGAGATTAAAGAGCCTAGCAAATTTGCTAAATTCATATTTAATAATTTTTTGCGCAATAAAAACAAAGCAAGCTTGATCGAATTTGGCTGTGGTAATGGTAGGGATTCTTTATACTTTAACGCTAAAGGTATTGATGTTGTAGCTATTGATGGTTCGCATATTGCTATTGAGAATTTGCAAAAACAAAACCAAAAAGCTAGCTGGATTTGTGCTGATTTTACTGCGCCACTTAACCTAAAAGATAAATTTGATATATGCTATAGCCGTTTTACGCTACATGCTATTGATGATATCGCTGAGCTAGGGCTGATAAAAAATGTCAAAAATTTACTCAAGCCTAGTGGGCTTTTTGTAGTAGAAGCTAGAAGTATAAATGATGATAAATTTGGAGTTGGTAAGGCTGTGGGAGAGAGGGAGTTTATAAGCGATGGGCATTATAGAAGATTTATAGACCCAGATATATTTAAAGCAAATTTAATCCAAAATGGCTTTAAAATTGTTGATATTGATGAAAGTAGCGAGTTTGCCCCAACACCAGGGCAAAACTGCGTCTGCATTAGAGTCATTGCCTCGCTATAA
- the bioA gene encoding adenosylmethionine--8-amino-7-oxononanoate transaminase, which produces MLLDIAKMDLELIWHPCSQMYDYKELPPIVIKRGNGVKIYDENDKEYIDIISSWWCNLLGHSNEYINNAIKNQLNEIEHVIFANFTHEGAVRLASRLRQILPPKLDKFNFSDNGSSAVESALKMAFQYQHQVGNTHKDKFICLSNAYHGETIGALSVGALDLYAKIYEPMLMKAIRLQAPDMYRSQFDGSCDEIATKYFEHYVMPVFERYGHESVALIVEPILQAAAGMKIYPPLYLKKLRQICDEYGVLLIADEIATGFGRTGRMFACEHANISPDIMTLSKGLTGGYMPMSITATTNEIYDAFYAPYSQGKAFMHSHTYSGNPLGCAAANAVLDIFESQNILSQAQQNAIYLKNEINSALSSHKNVGQIRTIGLINAIELVEQKDGKKAFNQALRTGYQIYKKALKNGLILRPLGDVIYFNPPLNIQKNEMDEAIKRCVKSIDEVLGGF; this is translated from the coding sequence ATGCTTTTAGATATAGCAAAGATGGATTTGGAGCTAATATGGCATCCGTGTTCGCAAATGTATGATTATAAGGAGCTACCACCAATTGTAATAAAGCGTGGCAATGGGGTTAAAATTTATGATGAAAATGATAAAGAGTATATCGATATAATCAGCTCTTGGTGGTGTAATCTACTAGGGCACTCAAATGAGTATATAAACAATGCTATTAAAAATCAGCTTAATGAGATTGAGCATGTGATATTTGCTAATTTCACGCACGAAGGTGCTGTGAGATTAGCTAGTAGATTAAGGCAAATTCTTCCGCCCAAGCTAGATAAATTTAACTTTTCAGATAATGGCAGCTCGGCTGTAGAGAGTGCGCTTAAGATGGCGTTTCAATATCAGCACCAAGTAGGCAATACGCATAAGGATAAATTTATCTGTCTAAGTAATGCTTATCACGGCGAAACTATCGGTGCTTTGAGCGTTGGGGCTCTTGATTTGTATGCTAAAATTTATGAGCCAATGCTGATGAAGGCTATTCGCTTGCAAGCCCCTGATATGTATAGAAGCCAATTTGATGGTAGTTGCGATGAGATAGCTACTAAATATTTTGAGCATTATGTTATGCCAGTTTTTGAAAGGTATGGCCATGAGAGCGTGGCTTTGATAGTTGAGCCTATACTTCAAGCTGCTGCTGGAATGAAAATATATCCACCCTTATATCTTAAAAAGCTACGGCAAATTTGCGATGAGTATGGAGTGCTACTAATAGCTGATGAGATCGCTACTGGATTTGGGCGGACTGGGCGGATGTTTGCTTGTGAGCACGCAAATATTAGCCCTGATATTATGACACTTTCAAAGGGGCTAACTGGCGGATATATGCCAATGTCTATTACGGCTACTACTAATGAGATTTATGATGCTTTTTATGCACCATACTCGCAAGGCAAGGCCTTTATGCACTCTCATACATATAGCGGCAATCCACTTGGATGCGCTGCGGCAAATGCGGTTTTGGATATATTTGAGAGTCAAAATATATTAAGCCAAGCCCAACAAAACGCAATCTATCTAAAAAATGAGATAAACTCTGCTCTAAGCTCGCATAAAAATGTAGGTCAAATTCGCACTATTGGGCTGATAAACGCAATTGAGCTAGTGGAGCAAAAAGATGGCAAAAAGGCATTTAACCAAGCCTTAAGAACTGGATATCAAATTTATAAAAAAGCTTTAAAAAATGGTCTTATACTAAGGCCACTTGGCGATGTTATATACTTTAATCCACCGCTAAATATTCAAAAAAATGAGATGGATGAGGCGATAAAAAGGTGCGTAAAAAGCATAGATGAGGTGCTTGGAGGATTTTGA
- a CDS encoding PhoX family protein produces the protein MERRNFLKVSSAVLAYAGFFSPSSVLANEKKHLIGFKQIAPSTSDSVIVPEGYEAKKLISWGDALFSKATPFDESKTINKAAIANANLVFGDNTDGMAWFGLDEDRAILAVNNEYMNPEIMFNHHGKNMSLDDVKYEQNSVGVSIFEIARDSDGDYSVVLDSPYNRRITANTKMEIQGPARANKLMKTKADKSGSEVYGTINNCASGKTPWGTYLTCEENFNDFFGSSDENYAFNPAQKRYGLSVKGENYEWKLDERFDIAKNENEPNRFGWIVEIDPYNPNSTPIKRTALGRFKHENAEVVIAKNGEVVVYMGDDEVNEFMYKFVSKAKYNPNKPNRDILNEGTLYVAKLKDTDDFTGVGEWVALEYGKNGLDSKNGFHNQGDVLINTRLAASIVGATPMDRPEWIAADPDGKYLYVTLTNNTKRVEISESNPRANNIYGHILRWSPKGDNHADSGFKWDIFLLAGNPLKYPNDLRKGTSNINVENMFNSPDGLKFDKFGRLWIQTDGKYSNKGDYEGMGNNQMLCANPITGEVRRFLTGPVACEITGIAFNEDYATMFVGIQHPGENLASSHYPNGGNSTPRSTIVQIRKKDGGVIGS, from the coding sequence ATGGAAAGAAGAAATTTTTTGAAAGTTTCTAGCGCTGTTTTGGCTTATGCGGGATTTTTTTCGCCTTCTAGTGTGTTAGCCAATGAGAAAAAACATTTAATAGGATTTAAACAAATCGCCCCTAGCACAAGCGATAGCGTCATAGTCCCTGAAGGATATGAGGCTAAAAAGTTAATTAGTTGGGGCGATGCGCTCTTTAGCAAGGCAACGCCTTTTGATGAGAGCAAAACTATCAATAAAGCAGCCATAGCAAATGCGAATTTGGTATTTGGCGATAATACCGATGGTATGGCGTGGTTTGGCCTTGATGAAGATAGAGCGATTTTAGCTGTTAATAATGAGTATATGAATCCAGAAATAATGTTTAATCACCATGGCAAAAATATGAGCTTAGATGATGTTAAGTATGAGCAAAATTCCGTTGGAGTAAGTATATTTGAGATAGCTAGAGATAGCGATGGGGATTATAGCGTTGTGCTAGACTCACCATACAATCGCAGAATCACAGCTAATACCAAAATGGAGATCCAAGGCCCAGCTAGAGCTAATAAGCTTATGAAAACAAAAGCCGATAAGAGCGGTAGCGAAGTCTATGGAACTATAAATAACTGCGCTAGTGGCAAAACGCCATGGGGGACATATCTTACTTGTGAAGAGAATTTCAATGATTTCTTTGGGTCTAGTGATGAGAATTATGCATTTAATCCAGCACAAAAACGCTATGGCCTTAGCGTAAAAGGTGAGAATTATGAGTGGAAACTAGATGAGAGATTCGATATCGCTAAAAACGAAAATGAGCCAAATCGCTTTGGTTGGATAGTAGAGATAGATCCATATAATCCAAACTCAACCCCAATCAAACGCACCGCCCTAGGCAGATTTAAACACGAAAATGCCGAAGTAGTAATAGCCAAAAATGGCGAAGTCGTGGTATATATGGGCGATGATGAAGTTAATGAGTTTATGTATAAATTTGTCAGCAAAGCCAAATACAATCCAAACAAACCAAATAGAGATATTTTAAACGAAGGCACACTATATGTAGCCAAACTAAAAGATACCGACGATTTTACAGGCGTAGGAGAGTGGGTGGCTTTAGAATATGGCAAAAATGGCTTAGATAGCAAAAATGGCTTTCATAATCAAGGCGATGTCTTGATAAATACTAGATTAGCAGCTAGCATAGTCGGTGCTACACCTATGGATAGACCTGAGTGGATAGCAGCTGACCCAGATGGAAAATACCTATATGTAACCCTAACTAACAACACCAAAAGAGTAGAAATAAGCGAGTCAAATCCAAGAGCCAATAATATCTATGGCCACATCCTAAGATGGTCCCCAAAAGGCGATAATCACGCTGATAGTGGCTTTAAATGGGATATATTTTTGCTTGCGGGAAATCCTTTGAAATATCCAAATGATTTAAGAAAAGGAACTAGCAATATCAATGTAGAAAATATGTTTAATAGCCCAGATGGATTGAAATTTGATAAATTTGGCAGACTTTGGATACAAACAGATGGTAAATACTCAAATAAAGGCGATTACGAAGGGATGGGAAACAACCAAATGCTATGCGCTAATCCTATCACCGGCGAGGTTAGAAGATTTTTAACCGGCCCAGTTGCTTGTGAGATTACGGGCATTGCCTTTAATGAAGATTATGCAACTATGTTTGTAGGAATCCAACACCCAGGCGAAAATCTAGCTAGTAGCCACTACCCAAATGGTGGCAACTCAACCCCACGCAGCACAATAGTCCAAATCCGCAAAAAAGATGGCGGAGTGATAGGCTCGTAA
- a CDS encoding pimeloyl-ACP methyl esterase BioG family protein, with amino-acid sequence MKIDLIKEAKKLIVLFLGYGFDKSSISHLELGDYGLLVVSDYSDLSFDREILANKDIYLISWSMGVWAANLALKNTPLKVAIAINGTPFGIDEKYGIKKDIFYKSISEFDFESFKKLCFLGINEQKFKDFTFNQNAKIELINLYKNAILPCENAISWDRAYISKRDLVFDNRAVLEYFKDKARIINAPHFIFFNFKSFGEIVEI; translated from the coding sequence ATGAAAATTGATCTTATTAAAGAGGCTAAAAAACTCATTGTATTATTCTTGGGTTATGGCTTTGATAAAAGTAGCATTAGCCACTTAGAGCTTGGAGATTATGGGCTTTTGGTGGTTAGTGATTATAGTGATCTTAGTTTTGATAGAGAAATTTTAGCCAATAAAGATATATATTTAATCTCTTGGTCTATGGGTGTTTGGGCTGCAAATTTGGCACTAAAAAATACCCCCTTAAAAGTCGCAATTGCCATAAATGGCACCCCTTTTGGAATAGATGAAAAATATGGGATTAAAAAAGATATTTTTTATAAAAGTATAAGCGAGTTTGATTTTGAAAGCTTTAAAAAACTCTGTTTTTTAGGCATTAATGAGCAAAAATTTAAAGATTTTACATTTAATCAAAATGCTAAAATCGAGCTTATAAATCTTTATAAAAACGCTATTTTGCCTTGTGAGAACGCTATTTCGTGGGATAGGGCTTATATTAGTAAGCGTGATTTAGTCTTCGATAATCGGGCGGTTTTAGAATATTTTAAGGATAAAGCTAGGATTATAAACGCTCCGCATTTTATATTTTTTAATTTTAAAAGCTTTGGAGAGATAGTTGAAATTTAA
- a CDS encoding cation:dicarboxylate symporter family transporter encodes MLGVLKNLAFWVVLAIVLGIFVGYTFPQIGIDSKFGIDYFIMILKWMVGPIIFLTIISGIVGLDSLKDLGSIGLKGFIYFEVVSTIALAMGIFGSLLLAPGAGMHLDANSFDTSSVEKFSGASKDVGSIWSILANAVPKAPLLPYDDLNTLSGFGFMIGMLKNTLLALSIVITPFIKANTLQVLFMALFLAIVLSFSPKKIKDFFINPIEKAQNWVLKALSIFMWLSPLAAYCAMAYLIGKFGIESLIGMLSLLGTMLVSCLVFIFVVLGVICYAVKVNIFKFMRFIAKEVLVVFATSSSEVALAPLMKKLESAGIHKGCVGVITPFGYSFNLDCTNIYLSACVIFLAQAFDIELSFSHLLSILLILMVTSKGAVGVTGSGFVVLAGTLGSMHDVIPVVAVTVLLGVDKFMSEMRAVGNLCGNAVACLIVGIWDKKIDRQKFNYAINHPDEFDFEKLKAKA; translated from the coding sequence ATGCTTGGAGTATTAAAAAATCTCGCATTTTGGGTTGTTTTAGCAATAGTGCTTGGTATTTTTGTAGGTTATACTTTTCCGCAAATTGGAATTGATAGTAAATTTGGAATTGACTATTTTATAATGATTTTAAAGTGGATGGTAGGACCCATTATCTTTCTTACCATTATTTCAGGTATTGTAGGCTTAGATAGTCTAAAAGACCTTGGTAGCATAGGCTTAAAGGGCTTTATCTACTTTGAAGTAGTTAGCACGATAGCCTTAGCTATGGGCATTTTTGGCTCATTGCTCTTAGCACCTGGAGCGGGAATGCATCTAGATGCTAACTCCTTTGATACTAGTAGTGTTGAGAAATTCTCTGGAGCTTCTAAAGATGTAGGCTCGATCTGGTCGATATTAGCAAACGCAGTGCCAAAAGCTCCGCTTTTACCTTATGATGACTTAAACACGCTTAGCGGATTTGGATTTATGATAGGTATGCTTAAAAATACTCTTTTAGCCCTAAGTATCGTTATCACCCCATTTATCAAAGCAAACACACTTCAAGTGCTTTTCATGGCTTTGTTTTTAGCAATTGTGTTAAGCTTTTCACCAAAGAAAATCAAAGATTTTTTCATAAATCCTATTGAAAAGGCTCAAAACTGGGTGTTAAAAGCTCTTAGTATCTTTATGTGGCTAAGCCCCTTAGCGGCGTATTGTGCGATGGCGTATCTCATTGGCAAATTTGGCATTGAGAGTTTGATAGGTATGCTAAGTCTGCTTGGGACTATGCTAGTGTCGTGTTTGGTTTTTATTTTTGTGGTGCTTGGTGTGATTTGCTACGCTGTTAAGGTAAATATATTTAAATTTATGCGGTTTATTGCTAAAGAGGTGCTAGTTGTCTTTGCTACTAGCTCAAGCGAAGTTGCCTTAGCCCCACTTATGAAAAAGCTTGAAAGTGCTGGAATTCATAAAGGTTGCGTCGGTGTAATCACCCCTTTTGGCTACTCTTTTAACCTAGATTGTACAAATATTTATCTCTCAGCTTGTGTTATATTTTTAGCTCAAGCTTTTGATATAGAGCTTAGTTTTTCGCATTTGCTTAGTATTTTACTAATTTTGATGGTTACAAGCAAGGGTGCCGTAGGAGTAACTGGCTCAGGCTTTGTAGTGCTTGCTGGGACGCTTGGCTCTATGCATGATGTTATACCTGTGGTGGCTGTAACGGTGCTACTTGGAGTGGATAAATTTATGAGCGAGATGCGTGCGGTGGGGAATTTATGTGGCAACGCAGTGGCTTGTCTAATCGTAGGAATTTGGGATAAAAAAATCGATAGGCAAAAATTTAACTACGCTATAAACCACCCTGATGAGTTTGACTTTGAAAAACTTAAAGCAAAAGCTTAA
- a CDS encoding aminotransferase class I/II-fold pyridoxal phosphate-dependent enzyme — protein sequence MFDIQKAKQDNNFRELKHSSISSKFLNLNGKRLLNLGSNDYLGIASNRALRDEFLQICLDSEWYFGSGASRLVYTSSDEFERLESWFENKFKKSALIFNSGYCANLSCISALNSDDTLFIADKLIHASMIDALKLSNANFKRYAHNDNEALESLVKQNYDKFKRIIILSEAIFSMDGDRADIEFMLSLKRRYDNIMLYIDEAHSFFALNELGICGDMSCDIDFILVTLSKAVGSSGAVLLGSKEYKDIFINSARSLIYSTSIPPINVAWSNFILAQDHSKRRENLVNLINYLNLNSTHICPFVVGENAKALELSKALNELGYFVPAIRPPTVPSGKARLRISLRADLQDSDLMSLKRLLDEN from the coding sequence ATGTTTGATATACAAAAAGCAAAGCAAGATAATAACTTTAGAGAGTTAAAGCACTCAAGCATAAGCTCAAAATTTCTAAACTTAAATGGCAAAAGACTGCTAAACTTAGGCAGCAATGACTATCTTGGGATAGCTAGTAATAGGGCATTAAGAGATGAATTTTTGCAAATTTGTTTAGATAGTGAGTGGTATTTTGGCTCTGGGGCTAGTAGGCTAGTTTATACTTCAAGTGATGAATTTGAGCGTTTGGAGAGTTGGTTTGAGAATAAATTTAAAAAAAGTGCGTTAATTTTCAACTCTGGGTATTGTGCGAATTTAAGCTGTATTAGTGCCTTAAATAGTGATGATACGCTCTTTATAGCTGATAAATTAATTCATGCTAGTATGATTGATGCATTAAAATTATCAAATGCTAATTTCAAACGCTACGCCCATAACGATAATGAAGCATTAGAGAGTTTAGTTAAGCAAAATTATGATAAATTCAAACGAATTATAATTCTAAGCGAAGCTATTTTTAGTATGGATGGGGATAGGGCTGATATAGAGTTTATGCTATCATTAAAAAGGCGTTATGATAATATTATGTTATATATAGATGAGGCTCACTCGTTTTTTGCCTTAAATGAGCTTGGAATTTGTGGCGATATGAGCTGTGATATTGATTTTATCCTTGTTACGCTTAGTAAGGCTGTAGGAAGTAGTGGAGCTGTGCTTTTAGGTAGCAAAGAATATAAAGATATATTTATAAATAGTGCTAGAAGCTTGATATATTCTACTTCTATACCACCTATAAATGTAGCTTGGAGCAATTTTATTCTAGCTCAAGATCACTCAAAACGGCGTGAAAATTTAGTAAATTTGATAAATTATTTAAATCTCAACTCAACCCATATCTGCCCTTTTGTCGTTGGAGAAAATGCCAAGGCCTTAGAGCTTTCAAAGGCGTTAAACGAGCTTGGCTACTTTGTCCCAGCTATCCGCCCACCAACAGTCCCAAGTGGCAAGGCAAGACTTAGAATTAGCTTAAGGGCGGATTTACAAGATAGCGATTTGATGAGTTTAAAAAGGCTTTTAGATGAAAATTGA